One Saprospiraceae bacterium DNA window includes the following coding sequences:
- a CDS encoding arginine deiminase: MDANSRIYVDSEIGKLKKVIVHRPDEGIARITPKRAGELLFDDIVHLPNMQDEHDIFIGVLKAFLGKENVLEVRDLLAESTRDEESKYEVINKITDFEELPYSFIPRLAGLSPEQLADTLITGYLEPEDRILFDPIPNLIFTRDIAVTVKDYVIITKANKSARFRENFLTRLIFSSHPVFRRLKADGKTINLNRVDKFPPNKKGETISVEGGDVMVFNKDYLLIGCSERTNEYAFQMIKNYLFDRGIIKNVVQVNIPAERTYMHIDTVFTQINHNHIVGYFPIVKEGLGSYVDVHRSNGETIEYPSLRDFLLAEVNPNMEFIWAGRGESPYQEREQWTDGCNLVALKPGVAITYDRNPVTEKAFKEFGYKVVGAEKLLRDIDNGKITPDKVENTIITIPSNELSRARGGSHCMTCPIEREEI, encoded by the coding sequence ATGGACGCGAATAGCCGCATTTACGTTGATTCTGAAATCGGAAAACTCAAAAAAGTAATCGTTCACCGTCCCGACGAGGGCATCGCACGCATCACCCCCAAACGCGCCGGAGAGCTCCTGTTCGACGACATCGTGCACCTGCCGAATATGCAGGACGAGCACGACATATTTATAGGCGTGCTCAAAGCATTCTTGGGAAAGGAAAATGTGCTCGAAGTGCGCGACTTGCTAGCCGAAAGCACCCGCGACGAAGAGAGCAAATACGAGGTGATTAACAAAATCACCGATTTCGAGGAACTGCCCTATTCCTTCATCCCGCGGCTCGCAGGGCTGTCGCCCGAACAATTGGCCGACACGCTCATCACGGGCTATCTGGAGCCGGAAGACCGAATTTTGTTCGACCCCATTCCCAACCTGATTTTTACCCGCGACATCGCCGTGACGGTGAAAGACTACGTCATCATCACGAAGGCCAACAAGTCGGCGCGTTTTCGGGAAAATTTTCTCACGCGGCTCATTTTCAGCAGCCACCCCGTGTTTCGCCGCCTCAAAGCCGATGGCAAAACAATCAACCTCAACCGCGTGGACAAGTTCCCGCCCAACAAAAAAGGGGAGACCATCAGCGTGGAAGGCGGCGATGTGATGGTGTTCAACAAAGATTATCTGCTCATCGGTTGTTCTGAGCGCACCAACGAATATGCGTTCCAGATGATAAAGAACTACCTCTTCGACCGGGGCATCATCAAGAACGTGGTGCAGGTGAACATTCCCGCCGAACGCACCTATATGCACATTGACACGGTGTTCACGCAAATCAATCACAACCACATCGTGGGTTATTTCCCCATTGTGAAAGAAGGTCTCGGCTCTTATGTGGACGTGCACCGCTCCAACGGCGAGACCATCGAGTACCCCAGCCTGCGCGACTTCCTGCTCGCCGAGGTAAACCCCAATATGGAGTTTATCTGGGCCGGACGCGGCGAAAGCCCCTACCAAGAGCGCGAGCAATGGACCGACGGCTGCAACCTCGTGGCGCTCAAGCCCGGCGTGGCCATCACCTACGACCGCAACCCCGTGACCGAAAAAGCCTTCAAGGAGTTCGGCTACAAAGTCGTCGGCGCCGAAAAACTCCTGCGCGACATTGACAATGGCAAAATCACCCCCGACAAGGTGGAAAATACGATTATCACGATTCCCTCAAACGAACTTTCACGGGCAAGGGGAGGAAGCCACTGCATGACTTGCCCCATCGAGCGAGAGGAAATTTGA
- a CDS encoding YihY/virulence factor BrkB family protein: MSDFFTRLYHYFLYHPLWLRLVGWSKTHSLPGLQRIPLYSLIVFIVKETRDDAITTRANSVAFSLFLALFPAIIVLFTLLPYTPLYEMKVSVDGVPEKFQDVLRNSISEVMPGEAGQMLFNTIEDIASKPRSGLLSFGFFLAIWFASNGMLSMMRGLEKNYKSTFKRRTDFQKRLIAIQLTFLVGLVLIASVVFVILGNVILNLVFTYVQVDVLSQAAFFGLRWVVVLLLFYSLFSTIYRYGSSTRRKIPFFNSGAMLATVLSILTSWGFSFYVNNFGNYNALYGSIGTLIVLMLWIQLNCMILLLGFELNAGIAVLRDQRREKREAEAAAKQ; this comes from the coding sequence ATGAGCGATTTTTTCACCCGCCTATATCATTATTTTCTCTACCATCCTTTGTGGCTTCGATTGGTGGGGTGGTCCAAGACGCACTCGTTGCCGGGCCTTCAACGCATCCCGCTTTACAGCCTCATTGTTTTTATCGTCAAGGAAACCCGCGACGATGCCATCACCACCCGCGCCAATTCGGTGGCGTTCAGCCTTTTCTTGGCGCTTTTCCCCGCCATCATCGTGTTGTTCACACTGTTGCCCTACACCCCGCTCTACGAGATGAAAGTGTCGGTGGATGGGGTGCCAGAAAAATTTCAGGATGTGCTGCGCAACAGCATCTCGGAAGTGATGCCGGGCGAGGCAGGCCAGATGTTGTTCAACACCATCGAGGACATTGCAAGCAAGCCGCGCAGCGGGCTGTTGTCGTTCGGTTTTTTTCTGGCGATATGGTTTGCGTCCAACGGGATGCTCTCCATGATGCGGGGCTTGGAGAAGAATTACAAAAGCACTTTTAAGCGTCGGACGGATTTTCAAAAACGCCTCATCGCTATTCAATTGACCTTTCTCGTGGGGTTGGTGCTGATAGCGTCGGTTGTTTTCGTGATATTGGGCAACGTCATTCTCAACCTTGTTTTCACTTATGTCCAAGTGGATGTGCTTTCGCAGGCGGCCTTCTTCGGCCTGCGTTGGGTGGTGGTGCTGTTGCTGTTTTATTCCCTGTTCTCCACGATATATCGCTATGGCTCTTCCACGCGCCGAAAAATCCCCTTTTTCAATTCGGGGGCGATGCTCGCCACCGTGCTTTCCATCCTGACCTCGTGGGGCTTTTCTTTCTACGTCAACAACTTCGGCAACTACAACGCGCTCTACGGCTCCATCGGCACGCTCATCGTGCTCATGCTGTGGATTCAGTTGAACTGTATGATTCTGCTGCTTGGGTTCGAGCTGAATGCGGGCATCGCGGTACTCAGAGACCAGCGGCGAGAGAAGCGAGAGGCGGAAGCGGCGGCCAAGCAGTGA
- a CDS encoding Rpn family recombination-promoting nuclease/putative transposase: protein MTQYPHDEFFKYLFSLTGVAREFLSAFLPTELLECMDLDTLAPDDTEYITPELASVFSDKVFRCRLKGMPSGKPLTAVVAILLEHKSFAPAYPHFQLNEYRQRIWSEAVSKGEKPVAVLPVILYHGKKTWKKQPMAHYFGHLPKPLEPYIGEFDYWLVDLSKHSDGQLLKLRLGFLAYGLLTMKHSQDKIYLVNQVMVIFEKGEEFLLTEEGRIFVETLFIYYARIANYRAQDLKDKIIENMGQTAKRAFVSTYEQIKLEGKLEGKLEGKLEGKTEQALIVAKNLMLEFPTMSDEQIAKLTGASKEEIIKLRREAPPRERG from the coding sequence ATGACGCAATACCCCCACGATGAATTTTTCAAGTATCTCTTTTCGCTCACGGGCGTGGCGCGTGAGTTTCTCTCTGCCTTTTTGCCAACCGAGTTGTTGGAGTGCATGGATTTAGACACCCTTGCCCCAGACGACACAGAGTATATCACACCCGAACTGGCTTCCGTTTTTTCTGACAAAGTTTTTCGATGCAGATTGAAGGGAATGCCGAGCGGGAAACCGCTCACGGCTGTCGTGGCTATTTTGTTGGAGCACAAAAGTTTCGCTCCTGCGTACCCGCATTTTCAATTGAACGAATATCGCCAGCGTATTTGGTCGGAAGCGGTCAGCAAAGGCGAAAAGCCAGTAGCCGTATTGCCTGTCATTCTTTATCACGGCAAAAAAACGTGGAAAAAACAGCCGATGGCGCATTATTTCGGGCATCTGCCCAAGCCACTCGAACCCTATATCGGCGAGTTCGACTATTGGCTGGTGGATTTGTCCAAACATAGCGATGGGCAACTCTTGAAACTGCGCCTCGGCTTTCTTGCTTATGGGCTTCTGACCATGAAACATTCGCAGGACAAAATTTACCTCGTCAACCAAGTGATGGTCATCTTTGAAAAAGGCGAAGAGTTTCTTTTAACCGAGGAAGGTCGTATTTTTGTGGAAACTTTGTTCATCTACTACGCTCGCATCGCCAACTATCGGGCGCAAGATTTGAAAGATAAAATCATCGAAAATATGGGACAAACTGCAAAAAGAGCCTTCGTTTCGACCTACGAACAGATAAAACTCGAAGGCAAACTCGAAGGCAAACTCGAAGGAAAACTCGAAGGAAAAACCGAGCAGGCCTTGATTGTCGCCAAAAACCTTATGCTCGAATTCCCCACCATGAGCGACGAGCAGATTGCCAAACTTACCGGCGCGTCCAAAGAAGAAATCATAAAACTTCGCCGAGAAGCACCGCCTCGAGAACGAGGATGA
- a CDS encoding acyl-CoA thioesterase, with translation MYSHEVEIRVRYGETDQMGYLYYGHYAQYYEVGRVETIRSLGLTYKELEEKHGIWLPVVSLDMRFVRPAYYDDLLTVRTTLRELPAEYITFHVEIFNERKKLVNAGRVRLCFFNAQTKKVVPAPAHLLEKLIPYFTVNG, from the coding sequence ATGTATTCACACGAAGTAGAAATCCGCGTCCGCTATGGCGAAACCGACCAGATGGGCTACCTCTACTACGGGCACTACGCTCAATACTACGAGGTGGGCCGGGTGGAGACGATTCGCTCATTGGGGCTGACCTACAAAGAGTTGGAGGAAAAACACGGTATATGGCTGCCAGTGGTAAGCCTCGATATGCGCTTTGTGCGCCCGGCTTACTACGACGATTTGCTGACGGTGCGCACCACCTTGCGCGAATTGCCCGCCGAATACATTACCTTTCACGTTGAAATTTTCAACGAGCGAAAAAAACTGGTGAACGCTGGCCGCGTGCGGCTTTGCTTTTTTAATGCCCAAACCAAAAAGGTGGTGCCCGCGCCCGCGCATTTGCTGGAAAAACTGATTCCGTATTTCACGGTGAACGGTTGA
- a CDS encoding magnesium chelatase, giving the protein MLQIRTLGELKNSGYQPRSVKEELRANLIEKIRNKETIFPGIFGFDDTVLPDVERAVLSRHNILLLGLRGQAKTRIARLLINLLDEYIPVVAGSELNDDPLAPISRHAKDLIAEKGDSTPIGWLHRDERYVEKLATPDVSIADLVGDVDPIKAANLRLPYSDERVIHFGLIPRAHRCLFVINELPDLQARIQVSLFNVLQEGDMQIRGFKLRLPLDVEFVFTANPEDYTNRGSIITPLKDRIESQITTHYPTAIEIGRRITEQESRITPEQRDKVQIPSMLKDLIEEIAFAARESEFVDKKSGVSARLTIAAYENLYSTAERRLLRNGEGKTTARITDFWGVIPAITGKVEMVYEGEQEGPHAVALHLIGQALKKVFLQYFPNPTKLKRGQERDPYGVVKAWFSAGNTVDLFTDLADKKFRQELDQVAGLKKVAESAGVDASEIYTFMELALHGLAEFEVLSKEFIQTKWVFKDFLTGNLKDEDEEGGDLRGLFN; this is encoded by the coding sequence ATCCTCCAAATTCGCACCCTCGGCGAGTTGAAAAATAGCGGCTACCAACCCCGCTCCGTCAAAGAAGAGCTCCGCGCCAACCTCATCGAGAAAATCCGCAACAAGGAAACCATTTTCCCAGGCATCTTCGGCTTCGACGACACGGTGCTGCCCGATGTGGAGCGGGCAGTGCTCAGCCGCCACAATATACTGCTGCTCGGCCTGCGCGGCCAAGCCAAGACCCGCATCGCCCGCTTGCTTATCAACCTGCTGGACGAATACATACCCGTCGTGGCGGGCAGCGAACTCAACGACGACCCCCTTGCGCCCATAAGCCGCCACGCCAAAGATTTGATTGCCGAAAAAGGCGATAGCACCCCCATCGGGTGGCTCCACCGCGACGAACGCTATGTGGAAAAGCTCGCCACGCCCGACGTGAGCATCGCTGACCTCGTGGGCGACGTGGACCCCATCAAGGCCGCCAACCTGCGGCTGCCCTACTCCGATGAGCGCGTCATTCACTTTGGTCTCATCCCGCGGGCGCATCGTTGCCTGTTCGTCATCAATGAGCTGCCCGACTTGCAGGCACGCATTCAAGTGTCGTTGTTCAACGTGCTGCAAGAAGGCGATATGCAAATCAGGGGTTTCAAACTCCGGCTGCCACTCGACGTGGAATTTGTTTTTACGGCCAACCCCGAAGACTACACCAATCGCGGCAGCATCATCACCCCGCTCAAAGACCGCATCGAGAGCCAAATCACCACCCACTACCCCACAGCCATCGAGATAGGCCGGCGCATCACCGAGCAGGAATCGCGCATCACGCCTGAGCAGCGCGACAAAGTTCAGATTCCGAGCATGCTGAAAGACCTGATTGAGGAAATCGCCTTTGCCGCCCGCGAGAGCGAGTTCGTGGACAAAAAAAGCGGCGTGAGCGCCCGCCTCACCATCGCTGCTTACGAAAATCTGTACTCCACTGCCGAGCGTCGCCTCCTGCGCAATGGCGAGGGCAAAACCACTGCCCGCATCACGGACTTTTGGGGTGTCATCCCTGCCATCACAGGCAAAGTAGAGATGGTGTATGAGGGCGAGCAAGAAGGCCCGCACGCGGTTGCCCTGCATCTCATCGGCCAAGCCCTGAAAAAGGTGTTTCTGCAATACTTCCCCAATCCCACCAAACTCAAGCGCGGCCAAGAGCGCGACCCCTACGGCGTGGTGAAGGCTTGGTTTTCGGCGGGCAACACGGTGGATTTGTTCACCGACCTCGCGGACAAAAAATTCCGCCAAGAACTTGACCAAGTGGCGGGCCTCAAAAAAGTGGCTGAATCGGCAGGCGTTGATGCCTCAGAGATTTACACCTTCATGGAGCTGGCGTTGCATGGGCTTGCCGAGTTCGAAGTCTTGAGCAAAGAGTTCATACAGACCAAGTGGGTGTTCAAGGATTTTCTCACGGGCAACTTGAAAGATGAGGACGAGGAGGGAGGCGATTTGCGGGGGTTGTTCAATTAG
- a CDS encoding M48 family metallopeptidase, producing MFGQNQRGGSGLPIKFLIALVLAGFALCKYYGTTSFNEITGEKQHIALSPEQEIALGLQSAPQMAQEMGGLSRNQQAAAIVKQVGQRIVQNSAARQTPYQYDFHLLADPRTINAFALPGGQIFITEGLLVRLSTDGQSLNEDMLAGVLGHEVGHVVARHSAERMSQMELAQGLTGAVTMATYDPSNPNMAYIAQSVANMITMKYGREQELQSDNLGVRFMLEAGYNPEYLIQVMEVLKQAAGPNRTPEFQSTHPDPENRQAEIQRAIQEWRGKLGK from the coding sequence ATGTTCGGTCAAAATCAACGCGGCGGCTCCGGCCTGCCCATCAAATTCCTCATCGCCCTCGTCTTGGCGGGGTTTGCGCTGTGCAAGTATTACGGTACCACCTCTTTCAACGAAATCACGGGCGAAAAGCAGCACATCGCCCTATCGCCGGAGCAGGAAATTGCGCTTGGCCTGCAAAGCGCCCCTCAAATGGCCCAGGAAATGGGCGGTCTCAGCCGCAATCAGCAAGCGGCCGCCATCGTCAAGCAAGTGGGTCAGCGAATCGTGCAAAACTCGGCAGCGCGCCAAACACCCTATCAATACGATTTTCACCTGCTCGCCGACCCGCGCACCATCAATGCTTTTGCTTTGCCCGGTGGTCAGATTTTCATCACCGAAGGCCTGCTCGTGCGTCTCTCGACCGACGGCCAATCGCTCAACGAAGATATGCTCGCGGGGGTGCTCGGTCACGAGGTGGGCCATGTGGTGGCGCGGCATAGTGCCGAGCGCATGTCGCAAATGGAGCTGGCACAAGGGCTGACGGGGGCCGTCACGATGGCGACTTACGACCCTTCCAACCCCAACATGGCCTACATCGCCCAATCGGTGGCCAACATGATAACGATGAAGTATGGCCGCGAGCAAGAACTCCAAAGCGACAACCTCGGCGTCCGGTTCATGCTCGAGGCGGGTTACAACCCCGAGTATCTCATTCAGGTGATGGAGGTGCTGAAACAGGCAGCTGGCCCCAACCGCACCCCCGAATTCCAAAGCACCCACCCCGACCCCGAAAATCGGCAGGCAGAAATCCAGCGAGCCATACAGGAATGGCGAGGCAAGCTGGGGAAATGA
- a CDS encoding TlpA family protein disulfide reductase — protein MPMYPYRSSRILLLLVCLLAFSKTQAQEFAIYDSLPQLISRIQQAGNSTLVLNFWATWCKPCVEELPCFEELRRQYADKNVQVLLVSLDFKSQMEKKLIPFLKAQQLKSDVILFADQDANTWIPRIHEKWDGAIPVTLIYKGDVKAISHGKFDDYADLEKFVLPYIGDSPNISLKNLVNCNSGK, from the coding sequence ATGCCTATGTACCCGTATCGGTCCTCTCGTATTCTACTGCTCTTAGTCTGCCTGTTGGCATTCTCGAAGACGCAGGCGCAAGAGTTCGCTATCTACGATAGCTTACCTCAACTCATCTCTCGCATCCAACAAGCTGGCAACTCAACCTTGGTACTCAATTTTTGGGCTACTTGGTGCAAACCTTGCGTGGAAGAGCTCCCCTGCTTCGAAGAACTTCGCAGACAATACGCCGACAAAAATGTGCAAGTGCTGCTCGTGAGCCTCGACTTCAAAAGCCAGATGGAGAAAAAGCTCATTCCCTTCCTCAAAGCACAGCAGCTCAAGTCCGATGTGATTCTGTTTGCCGACCAAGATGCCAATACTTGGATTCCACGGATTCACGAAAAATGGGACGGCGCCATTCCGGTCACGCTCATTTACAAAGGCGACGTGAAAGCGATTTCACACGGAAAATTTGATGACTATGCGGATTTGGAGAAATTTGTGCTGCCCTACATCGGCGATAGCCCAAACATCTCCTTGAAGAACTTGGTCAACTGCAACAGCGGCAAGTAA
- a CDS encoding MMPL family transporter, whose amino-acid sequence MQSYRNLLLACYALLAVASLLLLTRLKFTFDFEQFFPQGDADWEFFKNYIKDFESDDNFLLIAVERRDGVFERAFLEKFHDFTLKAGELPHVTSSTSLTKMQYPLKTPFGITAIPAIHIDDPSYYASDRERVLQDKRFVHNLISDDGTALAVVLKTVNQSTLPQAQELVGALNALLKKYDFDEAHLLGRAYFQTEMVRMEMREISVSTVIAALLASLVLFFIYRRWRMVLVAMAGVGLSLLFFLGLLSALGRELNALAALYPILMCIVGVADTIHLSSKYVDELEKGHDRETAIRTTMREVGLATFITSITTAIGFASLLTNRTAPIQGFGLNAALGVLAAFFIIYGWLWAILPRFGSEQLVRYTPEYAFWGRFMAWTHRFTREKSRSIAWVSLGLLAVCLLGISLINTNYRIKSNLPRGQKITTDFLYFEKKFSGFRPVEFAVFPQNGHKADDFEVLREMDKLESHLRTYSPVKTLASVNDLYRSIRAMNHGNRPEAYRLPDSLEEFRQIRRIAERVPASYSEVLLSKNRDKARIAGRMQDVGRDTVALMQASIEQWWQENTDSAVAKFKITGTGVILDKNSAYIRDNMLQGLIPSVLVVALIMALLFKNARMLLVFCVPNVFPLLFAGALIGYLGIPLEAGIATVFSIVFGIATDDTVHFLSSFKLNRSRGLSVEESLRVTLAETGKAMCFSSIILFFSFLVMLFSIHPPSVTVGLLVSATLAGALFCDLLLAPVMVRWLMRDE is encoded by the coding sequence ATGCAATCATACCGCAACCTCCTGTTGGCCTGCTATGCCCTGCTCGCTGTAGCTAGTCTTCTCCTGCTCACACGACTGAAATTCACCTTTGATTTCGAGCAGTTTTTTCCACAGGGCGATGCCGACTGGGAATTTTTCAAAAACTACATCAAGGATTTTGAAAGCGACGACAATTTTCTGCTCATCGCCGTAGAGCGCCGCGACGGGGTGTTCGAGCGGGCGTTTCTCGAAAAATTCCACGATTTCACTTTGAAAGCGGGCGAATTGCCACACGTCACGTCCTCCACGTCGCTGACGAAAATGCAGTACCCGCTGAAAACGCCGTTCGGCATCACGGCCATTCCGGCGATTCACATAGACGACCCTTCCTATTACGCTTCTGACCGGGAGCGGGTGTTGCAGGACAAGCGTTTTGTGCACAACCTCATTTCTGACGACGGCACCGCGCTCGCCGTGGTGCTCAAAACGGTGAACCAAAGCACCCTTCCGCAGGCTCAGGAACTGGTAGGTGCGCTGAACGCGCTTTTGAAAAAGTATGATTTCGACGAGGCGCACCTGTTGGGCAGGGCATATTTTCAGACAGAAATGGTGCGGATGGAGATGCGTGAAATCTCGGTCTCCACGGTCATAGCCGCTTTGCTCGCTTCTTTGGTGCTGTTCTTTATTTATAGGCGCTGGCGCATGGTGTTGGTGGCTATGGCGGGGGTGGGGCTGTCGCTCCTCTTTTTTCTTGGCCTGCTGAGCGCCTTGGGCAGGGAGCTCAACGCGCTGGCCGCGCTCTATCCCATCCTGATGTGCATCGTCGGGGTGGCCGACACGATTCACCTGAGCAGCAAGTATGTGGACGAATTGGAAAAGGGGCATGACCGTGAAACGGCGATTCGCACCACGATGCGTGAGGTGGGGTTGGCTACCTTCATCACCAGCATTACCACAGCAATCGGTTTTGCGTCGCTGCTGACCAACCGCACCGCGCCGATTCAGGGTTTTGGCCTCAATGCGGCGCTTGGCGTGCTGGCTGCCTTTTTCATCATTTACGGGTGGTTGTGGGCCATATTGCCGCGTTTTGGTAGCGAACAATTGGTGCGTTACACCCCCGAGTATGCTTTTTGGGGCCGTTTCATGGCATGGACGCATCGCTTCACGCGGGAGAAAAGCCGCTCTATCGCATGGGTTTCGCTCGGCCTATTGGCAGTGTGCCTGCTCGGCATTTCCTTGATAAACACCAATTATCGCATCAAGAGCAATCTGCCGCGTGGCCAAAAAATCACGACGGATTTTCTGTATTTTGAAAAAAAATTCTCCGGGTTCAGGCCTGTGGAGTTTGCGGTTTTTCCGCAAAACGGTCACAAAGCCGATGATTTCGAGGTGTTGCGCGAAATGGATAAGCTCGAGAGCCATCTGCGCACTTATTCACCCGTCAAAACGCTCGCCTCCGTCAACGACCTCTACCGAAGCATACGCGCCATGAATCATGGCAACCGACCGGAGGCATATCGTCTGCCCGACAGTTTGGAGGAGTTCAGGCAGATTCGGCGCATTGCGGAGCGGGTGCCAGCCTCTTATTCCGAAGTTTTGTTGAGCAAAAACCGCGACAAGGCTCGCATCGCCGGGAGAATGCAGGATGTGGGACGCGACACGGTGGCGCTCATGCAGGCAAGCATCGAGCAGTGGTGGCAGGAGAACACGGACTCTGCCGTAGCAAAATTCAAGATTACTGGCACGGGGGTCATTTTGGATAAAAATTCCGCTTACATCCGCGACAATATGCTGCAAGGGTTGATTCCTTCGGTGCTCGTGGTGGCGCTCATCATGGCCCTGCTCTTCAAAAATGCGCGAATGTTGCTCGTTTTTTGTGTGCCCAATGTGTTTCCCCTTCTCTTTGCCGGGGCGCTCATCGGCTACCTCGGTATACCTTTGGAAGCGGGCATAGCCACCGTGTTCAGCATTGTGTTTGGCATCGCGACCGACGATACGGTGCATTTTCTGAGTAGTTTCAAACTCAATCGAAGTCGTGGCTTGTCGGTGGAAGAGTCATTGCGTGTCACGCTGGCTGAGACGGGCAAGGCTATGTGTTTCAGCAGCATTATCTTGTTTTTTAGTTTTTTGGTCATGTTGTTTTCGATTCATCCGCCGTCTGTCACTGTTGGGCTGCTGGTGAGCGCGACGCTGGCGGGAGCCTTGTTTTGCGATTTGTTGTTGGCCCCGGTGATGGTGCGGTGGCTGATGAGGGATGAGTGA
- a CDS encoding thioredoxin family protein, translating into MKSLVFAAFAFVGFLMLNSASAPSGYIVGDKAADFSLKNVDGTMVSLSDYKNEKGVIIVFTCNHCPYAQMYEQRIIDLHNKYKPKGFPVIAINPNSPIIVPEDSFEEMKKRHKEMKYPFPYLFDEDQTVYPVYGATRTPHVFILDSARTVCYIGGIDDNAELPSHAKNRWVENAVEAMLRGESPTPNNTVALGCTVKKKPD; encoded by the coding sequence ATGAAAAGTCTCGTCTTCGCGGCTTTTGCGTTCGTTGGCTTTTTGATGCTCAACAGCGCCTCCGCCCCCTCCGGTTACATCGTCGGCGACAAAGCTGCCGACTTTTCCCTCAAGAATGTGGATGGCACCATGGTGTCTCTCTCAGACTATAAAAATGAGAAAGGTGTCATTATCGTCTTCACCTGCAACCACTGCCCCTATGCGCAAATGTATGAGCAGCGCATCATTGACCTCCACAACAAATACAAACCAAAAGGCTTCCCGGTCATCGCCATCAACCCAAACAGCCCCATCATCGTGCCCGAAGACAGCTTCGAGGAAATGAAAAAACGCCACAAAGAGATGAAATACCCCTTCCCCTATCTCTTCGACGAAGACCAGACGGTCTATCCGGTTTATGGCGCCACCCGCACCCCCCATGTGTTCATTTTGGACTCCGCCCGCACCGTTTGTTACATAGGGGGTATTGACGACAACGCTGAACTCCCCTCCCACGCAAAAAACCGCTGGGTGGAAAACGCAGTAGAGGCGATGTTGCGCGGCGAATCGCCCACCCCCAACAACACCGTCGCCCTCGGATGCACCGTTAAAAAAAAACCGGACTAA